One stretch of Commensalibacter melissae DNA includes these proteins:
- the glf gene encoding UDP-galactopyranose mutase produces the protein MSEKRVLIVGAGFSGAVIGRILAENDWNVHIIDERSHTAGNSYSERDKDTGVMVHIYGPHIFHTDNEDVWNFVNKYSEMMPYVNRVKTTVKGQVFSLPINLHTINQFFQKALSPDQAKELIAEKGDESIKEPETFEEQALKFVGKELYEAFFKGYTLKQWGLHPSELPASILKRLPVRFNYDDNYFSHKFQGMPKRGYTDLVDNILDHPGIKISLNTVFDKEKAKNYKHVFYSGPLDGYFHHQYGRLAYRTLDFERFIYQGDFQGTAVMNYGEESVPYTRITEHKYFAPWESHEGSVCYREYSRLCTEKDLPYYPIRLVGEMNQLDQYIELAEKEPDITFVGRLGTYRYLDMDVTIAEAIKTARLFLKSIENNEKMPVFTVSMK, from the coding sequence ATGTCAGAAAAAAGAGTTTTAATCGTTGGTGCCGGTTTTTCCGGTGCTGTGATTGGCCGTATTCTTGCAGAAAATGACTGGAATGTGCATATTATTGATGAACGATCCCATACTGCTGGAAACTCATACTCCGAACGGGACAAAGATACAGGAGTCATGGTACATATTTACGGTCCCCATATATTTCATACAGATAATGAAGACGTATGGAATTTTGTAAATAAATATTCAGAAATGATGCCCTATGTCAATCGTGTGAAGACCACAGTTAAGGGACAGGTTTTTTCATTACCGATTAATCTGCACACGATTAACCAATTTTTCCAGAAAGCATTATCTCCTGATCAAGCAAAAGAACTTATTGCCGAAAAAGGTGATGAGTCAATTAAAGAGCCTGAGACATTTGAAGAACAGGCTTTGAAATTTGTTGGTAAGGAATTATATGAGGCTTTTTTCAAGGGTTATACCCTTAAGCAATGGGGACTGCATCCCTCTGAATTGCCAGCATCTATCTTAAAGCGTTTACCTGTTCGTTTCAATTATGACGATAATTATTTCAGTCACAAATTTCAGGGAATGCCAAAAAGGGGCTATACAGATTTGGTCGATAATATTCTTGATCATCCTGGAATTAAAATTTCTTTGAATACAGTTTTTGATAAGGAAAAAGCAAAAAATTATAAACATGTATTTTATAGTGGTCCATTGGATGGTTATTTTCATCATCAATATGGTCGTTTAGCATACCGCACCCTGGATTTCGAAAGATTCATATATCAGGGTGATTTTCAGGGAACTGCTGTAATGAATTATGGAGAGGAAAGCGTTCCATATACCCGTATAACAGAGCATAAATATTTTGCTCCTTGGGAAAGTCATGAAGGCTCGGTTTGTTATAGAGAGTATAGCCGTTTATGTACAGAAAAAGATTTGCCTTACTATCCAATACGTCTTGTAGGTGAAATGAATCAGTTGGATCAATATATAGAATTGGCCGAAAAGGAACCTGATATTACATTTGTTGGACGACTGGGAACCTATCGTTATCTTGATATGGATGTAACCATTGCAGAAGCAATAAAAACAGCAAGATTATTTTTGAAATCCATTGAAAATAATGAAAAAATGCCAGTATTTACAGTCAGTATGAAGTAA
- the purU gene encoding formyltetrahydrofolate deformylase yields MSDSIKSKQNQYVLTLSCPDKPGIVSAISTGLFEAQANIVESQQHDALSGYFFMRVVFTLESDKKNYQWLYSRLEAIAAQFKMTWFLHDRERKKRVLLMVSRFDHCLVDLLYRWRIGELAIEPSAIVANYPYEDYGHIDMQDVPFYYLPILKDTKREQETKLWDIIKETRTELVVLARYMQILSPEMVKKLAGQCINIHHSFLPGFKGAKAYHQAYERGVKLIGATAHYVTEDLDEGPIIEQDVERVSHNDTPHDLIRKGRDIERRVLAKAVRYHIEDRVLLNGHKTVVFSD; encoded by the coding sequence ATGAGTGATTCAATAAAATCAAAACAAAATCAATATGTTTTAACACTTTCTTGCCCTGATAAACCAGGTATTGTTTCCGCAATTTCTACAGGATTATTTGAAGCTCAAGCCAATATTGTTGAGTCGCAGCAGCATGATGCTCTTTCGGGTTATTTTTTTATGCGTGTTGTGTTCACCCTAGAGAGCGATAAAAAAAATTATCAATGGTTATATTCCAGATTGGAGGCTATTGCTGCCCAATTTAAAATGACATGGTTCTTGCATGATCGGGAACGTAAAAAACGTGTGTTGTTGATGGTATCAAGATTTGATCATTGTCTGGTTGATCTTTTATATCGATGGAGAATAGGGGAACTGGCAATAGAACCCAGTGCAATTGTTGCAAATTATCCATATGAAGATTATGGTCATATTGATATGCAAGATGTACCATTTTATTATCTTCCCATTCTTAAGGATACCAAAAGGGAACAAGAAACGAAATTGTGGGATATTATTAAGGAAACCCGGACAGAGCTTGTTGTTCTTGCGCGCTATATGCAAATTCTGTCTCCTGAAATGGTAAAAAAATTGGCGGGTCAATGTATAAATATACATCATTCCTTTTTACCCGGCTTTAAGGGTGCAAAAGCCTATCATCAGGCTTATGAACGAGGGGTTAAATTGATTGGTGCAACAGCACATTATGTAACCGAGGATCTTGATGAAGGTCCAATTATAGAACAGGACGTTGAACGGGTCAGTCACAATGACACCCCTCATGACCTTATCCGTAAAGGAAGGGATATTGAAAGACGAGTTCTGGCAAAAGCCGTGCGTTATCATATTGAAGACCGTGTTCTTTTAAATGGTCACAAAACCGTTGTATTTTCGGATTGA
- a CDS encoding NUDIX hydrolase, with the protein MQPVEFKNLFRHIKKCNTAKLQKDFLPFKAHNQIIGWVRPSFMDTLQKHHVVMEENNICTLPAQYSIEMLGNQLIENNMVRAMNELFDVYPSPYAKPVGKIDRAVIPDLGLIGTGVHLNGLVKKRNQIYLWIAKRAKYKRLDPEKLDHIVAGGIPAGFTHNNTLEKEAREEASIPNALMINAEYKSLITYSMIRPEGLRRDVLYCYDLWLPEDFQPVPNDGEVESFQLKKLEDVYHQVCETDDFKFNVNLVLIDLFIRMGIIAKNSQYAHRIKTGLRGKLFP; encoded by the coding sequence ATGCAACCTGTTGAATTTAAAAATTTATTTCGTCATATAAAAAAATGTAATACCGCCAAGTTACAAAAAGATTTTTTACCTTTCAAGGCGCATAATCAGATCATAGGATGGGTTCGACCTTCATTTATGGATACTCTCCAAAAACATCATGTTGTTATGGAAGAAAATAATATTTGTACTTTACCAGCACAATATTCAATCGAGATGCTGGGTAATCAACTAATTGAAAATAATATGGTTCGCGCCATGAATGAACTTTTTGATGTCTATCCCTCACCATATGCTAAACCGGTTGGAAAAATTGATCGTGCCGTTATTCCTGATCTTGGACTGATTGGAACTGGAGTTCATCTCAATGGTTTGGTTAAGAAAAGAAATCAAATTTATTTGTGGATCGCGAAACGGGCAAAGTATAAACGGCTTGATCCTGAAAAACTGGATCATATCGTCGCGGGAGGTATACCAGCAGGATTTACCCATAACAACACTCTAGAAAAAGAAGCACGTGAAGAAGCAAGCATTCCGAACGCCCTCATGATAAATGCGGAATATAAATCACTGATTACTTATAGCATGATCAGACCTGAAGGGTTAAGGCGAGATGTGTTATATTGCTATGATCTATGGTTGCCGGAAGATTTTCAACCGGTTCCCAATGATGGAGAGGTTGAATCTTTCCAATTAAAAAAATTAGAAGATGTTTACCATCAAGTGTGCGAAACAGATGATTTCAAATTTAATGTCAATCTTGTATTAATCGATCTTTTTATTCGCATGGGCATCATCGCAAAGAATTCTCAGTATGCCCATCGCATAAAAACTGGATTGAGAGGGAAATTATTTCCCTGA